In Liolophura sinensis isolate JHLJ2023 chromosome 2, CUHK_Ljap_v2, whole genome shotgun sequence, a genomic segment contains:
- the LOC135463007 gene encoding uncharacterized protein LOC135463007, with the protein MMEDLIIIKHILNFHRHVIWMALCCGIVRISDAVSVQHHRKPVLAKVNDTAVTLPCNFSTSSYQTPQITWYHEKVGGRKLIMRCDINNLLTSYGEFVNRVARGNRGALVLLRPMLLDSGNYSCEIEAETEEPSQVKTTVTLEVSKEPLSPWTSSDSEYGKGVMMVFVIALFWILPVACSFVLGKKGFHVCKETRDSLQRMTPKQVFVLVSNPVVAVVASCLAFTGTVCTAIALYSVSPEVVNRYRVIGLATGISGILFLLLAVLWLCLPSNILCRTKSATQGVEHAALSDVLHDAVADSPYATVELTGNNGSTSLEEETSLVPQASIEGEYPEPEVTVIKNPIGESVTGMAAMSYKEIYVTTLKSVFRMDISELSEENMYTRVCEGKDELLSVEKYENDLLISTTKSTSQQPNDPYSKSISRISRINSPNPKIYKIRLDPKFTVTWVLTSGDEEWVYLTTINPATVVKGTVDKRRFVQNATFGEHVLNNPTCIVQSSSGQLIVADPVKNDVLVFEENGDFVASLKTFLSRGVKHEIKGRDKLAIGLDDKIYASGPKSENILVFSSNFRFERLIPTRTESGAILSLKVHYQSLYVAHENSICVYPLSSC; encoded by the exons ATGATGGAGGACTTAATCATTATCAAACATATACTTAATTTTCATCGCCACGTGATCTGGATGGCTCTGTGCTGTGGAATTGTTCGCA TTTCAGATGCTGTATCAGTTCAACATCACCGAAAACCTGTCCTTGCCAAAGTTAACGACACCGCAGTTACCTTACCATGTAACTTCTCCACATCGTCTTACCAAACACCGCAGATCACGTGGTACCACGAAAAAGTGGGAGGGAGAAAGCTAATCATGCGGTGTGACATCAACAACCTTCTGACGTCATACGGGGAGTTTGTCAACCGCGTGGCCCGAGGAAACCGAGGAGCCTTGGTTCTTCTAAGACCGATGTTGTTGGATTCCGGCAACTATTCGTGTGAGATTGAAGCTGAAACGGAAGAACCCAGTCAAGTAAAAACCACAGTCACCCTGGAGGTATCAAAGGAACCTCTGAGCCCCTGGACTAGCTCAG ACTCAGAGTATGGTAAAGGGGTAATGATGGTCTTCGTAATAGCTCTTTTCTGGATACTTCCGGTGGCATGTTCTTTCGTGCTTGGCAAAAAAGGGTTTCATGTCTGCAAGGAAACACGTGACAGCTTACAAAGGATGACCCCCAAACAGGTGTTTGTGTTAG TGTCAAACCCTGTTGTGGCTGTCGTTGCCTCATGTCTCGCCTTCACCGGAACTGTATGTACAGCTATTGCTCTGTACAGTGTATCACCGGAAGTCGTCA ACCGCTACCGTGTGATTGGGCTTGCCACTGGGATATCAGGAATTCTCTTCCTGCTTTTAGCTGTTCTGTGGTTATGTTTACCGTCAAATATACTGTGTAGGACGAAATCAGCAACGCAGGGTGTGGAACATGCGGCATTATCCGATGTATTACACGACGCTGTGGCAGATTCGCCATACGCCACGGTTGAGTTAACTGGAAATAATGGAAGCACATCGTTAGAAGAAGAAACATCTCTGGTACCACAGGCATCCATTGAGGGGGAATATCCAGAACCAGAAGTGACAGTAATTAAAAATCCCATTGGGGAGAGTGTCACTGGCATGGCGGCCATGTCATACAAAGAAATCTACGTGACGACGTTAAAGTCAGTGTTCAGAATGGACATATCAGAACTTTCTGaagaaaatatgtacacacgcgTTTGCGAAGGAAAAGACGAATTACTGAGTGTTGAAAAGTATGAAAATGATTTACTAATATCCACCACAAAGAGTACGTCACAGCAGCCTAACGACCCCTACTCAAAAAGCATCAGTCGGATTTCACGTATAAATTCACCTAAtccaaaaatttataaaattcgACTGGATCCAAAATTTACAGTTACTTGGGTTCTAACAAGTGGTGATGAAGAATGGGTGTACTTGACGACGATCAACCCAGCTACAGTTGTAAAAGGAACGGTGGACAAGCGAAGGTTTGTCCAAAACGCAACGTTTGGCGAACACGTGTTGAACAACCCCACGTGCATCGTTCAGAGTTCTTCCGGTCAACTCATCGTAGCTGATCCTGTTAAAAACGATGTGCTGGTTTTCGAAGAAAACGGAGATTTTGTAGCTTCCTTGAAAACATTCTTATCCAGGGGTGTGAAACACGAAATCAAAGGCCGTGACAAACTGGCTATAGGGCTTGATGACAAAATTTATGCATCAGGCCCGAAGTCTGAGAACATACTGGTGTTTTCGTCCAATTTCAGATTTGAGCGACTGATACCTACTAGGACTGAGAGCGGAGCTATATTGTCACTCAAGGTACATTACCAATCACTTTACGTGGCTCATGAAAACAGTATTTGCGTGTATCCTCTAAGTTCCTGTTAA
- the LOC135462821 gene encoding uncharacterized protein LOC135462821 gives MAISTLRLRHLAARIFLLCGSIRISGAVSVQHRKAPILANINDTAVTLPCDFTTSSYEIPQITWHHEIHGERRKIMQYNIHNRLLSYGEFADRVARGDRGALVLLRPRPRDSGNYTCEVEVDTDDTSWVRTTVTLNITGEVPPPTVRPSPSDVTEKQNGGLLFQVAIFWILPVICSFLLVRKGFNVCRQTREKTPGKKIHRDLLGIAQRPVVVVLVIALCFFFTATICTAAALSGTTPEVTNYYSRVGLGTGLVGTLLLIAALVWLCVRPKLFRKKPARALDAEAGNTELNQSTLSMEETFHDAKADPSAIVMSPQMRDTKIKPEESNSLLPHTAAVKVEKTEPEVKTLHTPENEIVTGMTAMTYKDIFITTKSGVYQFDLSKSTWHPHPLRRKEDLFAITKSKNDLLITAIKKTPKKKDSSLVLRVKTAEEKVYKIRLESNSTITWALTSRDEKYVYLAVTNPAMVVKKSIENKKEIKFSVGLLKNPTCIIQNSSGQLVVADSHKHDLLVFEEDGDFVTSMKISVPKKMEDEMKGCNKLALGSDGRVYATGLNSKHILVFSPDFRFERLIPTKPVGSLTISSLMVLNDSLYVAHEDCIRVHPLKSHSSMNDD, from the exons ATGGCGATATCCACACTAAGACTTCGTCACCTGGCTGCCAGGATCTTTCTTCTCTGTGGATCAATTCGCA TTTCAGGCGCCGTTTCAGTTCAGCATCGCAAAGCACCAATCTTGGCCAACATCAACGATACAGCAGTTACGTTGCCGTGTGACTTCACTACGTCATCTTACGAAATACCGCAGATCACGTGGCACCACGAGATACATGGAGAGAGAAGGAAAATCATGCAATATAATATTCACAATCGCCTGTTGTCTTACGGCGAGTTTGCTGATCGCGTAGCCCGTGGGGACCGAGGGGCACTGGTTCTACTGAGGCCCAGGCCAAGGGATTCCGGGAATTATACGTGCGAGGTGGAAGTGGACACTGATGACACCAGCTGGGTTAGAACCACAGTCACCCTGAATATAACAGGAGAGGTGCCACCTCCAACAGTCAGGC CTTCTCCGTCGGACGTGACGGAGAAACAAAATGGCGGCTTACTCTTCCAGGTTGCCATTTTCTGGATACTTCCGGTGATATGTTCATTCTTACTGGTCAGGAAGGGGTTTAATGTCTGCAGGCAAACACGTGAGAAGACCCCGGGGAAGAAAATTCACAGAGACCTCTTGGGAATTG CACAAcgacctgttgttgttgttctggtgATCGCCTTGTGCTTCTTCTTCACGGCCACTATATGTACTGCGGCGGCTTTGTCCGGCACCACACCGGAAGTAACAA ATTACTACAGCCGCGTAGGGCTGGGAACAGGACTAGTTGGGACCCTGCTCCTTATAGCAGCTTTGGTGTGGCTGTGTGTGCGGCCAAAGCTCTTCAGGAAGAAACCGGCTCGTGCTTTAGACGCCGAAGCCGGAAACACGGAATTGAACCAATCAACGTTATCCATGGAAGAAACATTTCATGACGCTAAAGCGGATCCGTCGGCCATTGTGATGAGCCCACAGATGAGGGATACGAAAATCAAACCAGAAGAAAGTAACTCTCTCTTACCGCACACAGCCGCTGTTAAGGTTGAAAAAACAGAACCGGAAGTAAAGACATTACACACTCCTGAAAATGAAATAGTCACCGGCATGACGGCAATGACTTACAAGGATATTTTTATCACGACAAAGTCGGGTGTGTATCAGTTTGACCTCTCGAAGTCGACGTGGCACCCTCATCCTTTACGTCGGAAGGAAGACTTGTTCGCGATTACGAAatctaaaaatgatttattgataaCCGCCATAAAGAAGACGCCCAAAAAGAAAGATTCCAGTCTTGTGTTACGGGTGAAAACTGCAGAGGAAAAAGTATACAAAATTCGTTTGGAGTCAAATTCTACGATAACGTGGGCCCTGACAAGTCGTGATGAAAAATACGTGTATTTGGCTGTGACCAACCCAGCCATGGTGGTGAAAAAATCCAtagaaaacaaaaaggaaataaaattcaGCGTAGGTTTGCTGAAGAATCCCACATGTATCATTCAGAATTCGTCTGGTCAACTCGTCGTCGCTGATTCGCATAAGCACGACTTGCTGGTTTTCGAAGAAGATGGCGACTTTGTTACCTCCATGAAAATATCTGTGCCCAAGAAAATGGAGGATGAAATGAAAGGTTGTAACAAACTGGCTTTAGGATCAGACGGCAGAGTATATGCGACGGGTCTAAATTCTAAACATATTCTGGTCTTTTCGCCTGACTTCAGATTTGAGAGACTGATACCTACAAAACCAGTAGGGAGCTTAACTATATCGAGCCTCATGGTGCTTAACGACTCGCTTTACGTCGCTCACGAAGACTGTATCCGTGTCCACCCACTTAAATCCCATTCATCGATGAATGACGATTAA